A genomic segment from Glycine soja cultivar W05 chromosome 18, ASM419377v2, whole genome shotgun sequence encodes:
- the LOC114395363 gene encoding pentatricopeptide repeat-containing protein At3g29230-like, whose product MQMQVPVGGRVPTWFSRRRLLEEKLCDLHKCTNLDSVNQIHAQVLKANLHQDLFVAPKLIAAFSLCRHLASAVNVFNHVPHPNVHLYNSIIRAHAHNSSHRSLPFNAFFQMQKNGLFPDNFTYPFLLKACSGPSSLPLVRMIHAHVEKIGFYGDIFVPNSLIDSYSRCGNAGLDGAMSLFLAMEERDVVTWNSMIGGLVRCGELQGACKLFDEMPDRDMVSWNTMLDGYAKAGEMDTAFELFERMPWRNIVSWSTMVCGYSKGGDMDMARMLFDRCPVKNVVLWTTIIAGYAEKGLAREATELYGKMEEAGMRPDDGFLLSILAACAESGMLGLGKRIHASMRRWRFRCGAKVLNAFIDMYAKCGCLDAAFDVFSGMMAKKDVVSWNSMIQGFAMHGHGEKALELFSWMVQEGFEPDTYTFVGLLCACTHAGLVNEGRKYFYSMEKVYGIVPQVEHYGCMMDLLGRGGHLKEAFMLLRSMPMEPNAIILGTLLNACRMHNDVDLARAVCEQLFKLEPSDPGNYSLLSNIYAQAGDWMNVANVRLQMKNTGGEKPSGASSIEVEEEVHEFTVFDQSHPKSDDIYQMIDRLVQDLRQVGYVPMIHQ is encoded by the coding sequence ATGCAAATGCAAGTTCCGGTGGGAGGGCGAGTCCCCACATGGTTCTCTCGGCGAAGACTCCTCGAAGAGAAGCTCTGCGACCTCCACAAGTGCACCAATTTGGACTCTGTGAACCAAATCCACGCCCAAGTCCTCAAAGCCAATCTCCACCAAGACCTCTTCGTCGCTCCCAAACTCATCGCCGCCTTCTCCCTCTGCCGCCACCTCGCCTCCGCTGTCAACGTCTTCAACCACGTCCCCCACCCCAACGTCCACCTCTACAACTCCATCATCAGAGCCCACGCCCACAACAGTTCCCACCGTTCTCTCCCCTTCAACGCTTTCTTCCAAATGCAGAAAAACGGACTCTTTCCTGATAATTTCACGTACCCTTTTCTCCTTAAGGCTTGTTCTGGCCCCTCCTCGCTTCCTTTGGTCCGAATGATCCATGCCCATGTTGAAAAAATTGGTTTTTATGGGGATATCTTTGTGCCCAATTCGCTTATTGACTCCTACTCCAGGTGCGGGAATGCCGGGCTTGATGGGGCCATGAGCTTGTTTTTGGCCATGGAGGAGAGGGATGTGGTCACTTGGAACTCCATGATTGGTGGGTTGGTCAGATGTGGTGAGTTGCAGGGTGCGTGTAAGCTGTTTGATGAAATGCCTGACAGGGATATGGTTAGTTGGAACACCATGTTGGATGGGTACGCCAAGGCGGGGGAGATGGACACGGCGTTTGAGCTGTTTGAGAGAATGCCTTGGAGGAATATCGTCTCGTGGTCGACGATGGTTTGCGGGTATAGTAAGGGTGGTGACATGGATATGGCGAGGATGTTGTTTGACAGGTGTCCGGTGAAGAATGTGGTGCTTTGGACAACAATAATAGCGGGATATGCTGAAAAGGGGCTTGCGAGGGAGGCAACGGAGTTGTATGGGAAAATGGAGGAGGCTGGGATGAGGCCCGATGATGGGTTTTTGCTTAGCATTCTGGCGGCGTGTGCTGAGTCTGGAATGCTCGGATTGGGGAAGAGAATTCATGCGTCTATGAGGAGGTGGAGGTTTAGATGTGGCGCTAAGGTGTTGAATGCGTTTATTGATATGTATGCCAAGTGTGGTTGTTTGGATGCTGCCTTTGATGTCTTTAGTGGAATGATGGCAAAGAAAGATGTGGTGTCTTGGAATTCCATGATCCAGGGGTTTGCCATGCATGGACATGGCGAGAAAGCACTTGAGCTCTTTTCTTGGATGGTACAGGAAGGTTTTGAGCCAGATACGTATACATTTGTTGGCCTTTTGTGTGCTTGCACTCATGCTGGCCTTGTTAATGAAGGGCGTAAATACTTTTATTCAATGGAGAAAGTATATGGGATTGTTCCTCAAGTTGAGCATTATGGTTGTATGATGGACCTTCTTGGACGCGGGGGACACCTAAAAGAAGCTTTCATGCTTCTGCGCAGCATGCCTATGGAACCAAATGCCATTATATTGGGTACTCTTCTGAATGCTTGTCGGATGCATAATGATGTAGATCTTGCAAGAGCTGTGTGTGAACAGCTGTTTAAGTTGGAGCCATCGGACCCTGGGAATTACTCCCTTCTGTCAAATATTTATGCTCAAGCAGGAGATTGGATGAATGTTGCCAATGTGAGGTTACAAATGAAGAATACAGGAGGTGAAAAGCCTTCTGGGGCTAGTTCCATAGAGGTAGAAGAAGAAGTGCATGAATTTACTGTATTTGATCAGTCGCACCCTAAATCAGATGATATATATCAGATGATTGACAGATTAGTACAGGACCTCAGGCAGGTTGGATATGTTCCAATGATACATCAGTAG